A genomic stretch from Acropora palmata chromosome 13, jaAcrPala1.3, whole genome shotgun sequence includes:
- the LOC141864008 gene encoding uncharacterized protein LOC141864008, with protein sequence MGNSHSIGISEEVYPRLSLESPASIVFGSSADVRGGVLKSKRIPERLRCQPQIFLAVHESDLDAAARKGHTSEEYAKAVKEANTTDEHPLHKFYKTQSLQYLGEETDRESVPIWIAGYNNSSSEFEDVASSWIEHIQRAISDINEAVPGLNLHTVSEKSKAIIKMAGNRKKSCYTMGRILSGGSAEIYLYSGWNNKKRTSCHELLHALGFGHEHQRPDRDYSIEVGSDTSQYMKLDDLYGVTRFDPYSIMLYPEDEKYLRRSGDPVWFTKPSHELNVKMSELDKMGVNNLYRPCTRTGYSPVIGSTGLFYCGRYIGVQFSGKDGYCGPDNGVNCPACRALKTDRVVALWEKDKWQGWTGAIYCGSYFGVQCEGHDGYCGPNNGPQCPECYKEFTP encoded by the exons ATGGGAAATTCGCATTCCATCGGGATCAGTGAAGAGGTTTATCCGAGGTTAAGCCTGGAATCCCCGGCGTCAATCGTTTTTGGAAGCAGTGCGGATGTTCGAGGTGGTGTGCTAAAATCGAAACGAATACCTGAACGCCTGCGTTGCCAGCCGCAGATATTTCTAGCGGTACACGAGTCAGATTTAGATGCGGCTGCGAGAAAAGGTCATACATCTGAAGAATATGCAAAGGCTGTTAAAGAAGCTAACACAACTGATGAACATCCGCTCCACAAGTTTTACAAGACTCAGAGTTTGCAGTACCTGGGAGAGGAAACTGACCGTGAGTCTGTGCCCATTTGGATTGCTGGTTACAACAACAGTTCTTCTGAGTTTGAGGATGTTGCATCCTCCTGGATCGAACACATTCAGCGAGCCATCAGCGACATCAACGAGGCGGTCCCGGGACTCAATCTTCACACCGTCTCCGAGAAGTCAAAAGCGATAATAAAGATGGCCGGAAACCGGAAAAAATCTTGCTACACCATGGGAAGGATTCTAAGTGGCGGCAGCGCTGAAATCTACCTCTACTCCGGttggaataataaaaagagaaCAAGCTGCCATGAGCTTCTCCATGCACTTGGTTTTGGTCATGAGCACCAGAGACCAGATAGAGATTACTCCATTGAAGTCGGGAGCGACACTTCGCAGTACAtgaaattagatgacttgtacGGCGTCACACGCTTTGACCCCTACAGCATCATGCTGTATCCCGAAGACGAGAAATACCTGAGAAGGTCCGGCGACCCTGTTTGGTTCACGAAGCCTTCGCACGAGCTCAACGTAAAAATGAGCGAACTGGATAAAATGGGTGTGAACAACCTCTATCGCCCGTGCACACGTACGGGGTATTCTCCAGTCATTGGCTCTACTGGCCTCTTCTACTGTGGAAG GTACATTGGTGTCCAATTCTCTGGAAAAGATGGGTACTGTGGACCCGACAATGGTGTCAACTGCCCAGCTTGTAGAGCACTGAAGACTGACAGAGTGGTTGCCCTGTGGGAGAAAGACAAATGGCAGGGGTGGACTGGTGCCATTTACTGCGGGTCCTACTTTGGGGTCCAGTGTGAGGGGCATGATGGTTACTGTGGTCCAAATAATGGTCCACAATGTCCTGAGTGTTATAAAGAGTTCACCCCGTGA
- the LOC141864007 gene encoding uncharacterized protein LOC141864007 has protein sequence MASNYPTFELGLFDDIQELDNVSEMVETSETSDKSKDQQLSESATGENNRFANLSERDLEKIIEDKESKKTKKNTNWCVSTFKAWCKEKNIQTELENMTNGQLDANLRRFYAEARKKDGETYGKKTLLGFRHGIERYLNQPKFSRNLKMSTDPRFTRSNQMLDAQLVQLKKFGKENSQHKPTLEDEDMEKLKSSDALSLSNPLSLLRNVWFHIVLYFCRRGREGQRELQKSSFKLDVDASERNYVTMAHDEVSKNHPGGLKDTSSTEKYARMYETDSPNDGYKAVKLYLSKLNPKSSAFFQYPSRNWAPSDPVWYDNKPLGINKLDNMMKEISQAAQLSRVYTNHSVRATAITLWSNAGVPNRHIMAISGHRNEQSLAHYNTRPSTAQLLHCSKVLSSHIQGSTALVSVEQSTHTAARSSTVVENQQLRPMSCNFYSIFSNCSIQNVQVVVSPASPSK, from the exons ATGGCTAGCAATTACCCAACATTTGAGTTAGGGTTATTCGATGACATTCAAGAGTTAGATAACGTGTCTGAAATGGTTGAAACATCGGAAACATCAGATAAGTCGAAAGATCAACAACTGAGCGAAAGTGCTACCGGGGAAAACAACCGCTTCGCAAATTTATCCGAGCGGGATTTGGAGAAAATTATCGAGGATAAAGAATCAAAGAAGACCAAGAAAAACACTAACTGGTGTGTTTCCACGTTCAAGG CATGGtgcaaagagaaaaatatccaGACGGAGCTGGAAAACATGACGAACGGTCAACTCGATGCAAATCTCCGGAGATTTTATGCAGAGGCCAGGAAAAAGGATGGCGAGACCTATGGCAAAAAGACGCTTCTTGGTTTCCGCCACGGCATCGAAAGATACCTGAATCAGCCAAAGTTCTCCAGAAATCTAAAGATGTCAACAGATCCGAGATTTACCAGATCAAATCAGATGCTGGACGCACAACTTGTTCAACTGAAGAAATTCGGCAAAGAAAACAGCCAGCACAAGCCTACGCTGGAAGATGAAGACATGGAGAAGCTCAAATCATCGGATGCACTGTCTCTCAGCAATCCTCTGTCCCTCCTAAGAAACGTCTGGTTTCATATTGTTTTGTACTTCTGCAGACGAGGCCGCGAAGGGCAACGAGAGCTGCAGAAATCCAGCTTCAAACTGGATGTCGATGCGAGCGAGAGAAATTACGTGACCATGGCGCACGATGAAGTGTCTAAAAACCATCCCGGTGGCCTGAAAGATACCAGCAGCACGGAAAAATATGCACGAATGTATGAAACGGACAGTCCCAACGATGGCTACAAAGCTGTGAAGCTCTATCTTTCCAAACTCAACCCCAAAAGTTCTGCATTTTTCCAGTATCCTAGCCGAAACTGGGCGCCTTCCGATCCCGTTTGGTACGACAACAAGCCGCTCGGCATCAATAAACTTGACAACATGATGAAGGAAATTAGTCAAGCAGCTCAGCTGTCGAGAGTTTATACCAACCACTCTGTCCGTGCCACAGCAATCACCCTCTGGTCGAATGCTGGAGTCCCTAACCGCCATATCATGGCGATTTCTGGCCATAGGAATGAGCAGAGCTTAGCTCACTACAACACTCGCCCTTCAACAGCTCAGCTTCTTCACTGCAGCAAAGTCCTTTCCAGCCATATTCAAGGGTCCACAGCATTAGTTTCGGTTGAGCAATCAACCCACACCGCTGCTAGGTCTTCTACAGTCGTAGAAAACCAGCAATTGAGGCCAATGTCGTGCAATTTCTACTCCATTTTCAGCAACTGCTCGATTCAGAATGTGCAAGTCGTGGTCTCCCCGGCGAGCCCTTCAAAATGA